One Microcoleus sp. AS-A8 DNA window includes the following coding sequences:
- a CDS encoding tetratricopeptide repeat protein — MARRIGDGWILVRSPLALRCARSLLSIPLGILLLSQSMAATASSKSLLITQQPTTTSPNTQSPEQQQAYKRGQQLLQQAQKLSEQGTGEARQQAIAKYQEALSIWRQLGTRSEEASTLLGIGTLYSFLNENQSSLEYYQQALAIRRELKDRTGEAIMLFSVGGAYAKLDQIPLALDAYNQALSLFQAQNEPALAANTLVSLGGIYFKSGETQKTLDAYNQALVIQRAQKDMAGQAETLQAMGRVYTSLGEPNKAIESYNQALEIQKGEQDLTGQAMTLTQIGILYTSLNESQKALESYNQALQLQQTGQRNVSGTALILSLSQQALILMSMAGTYASSSDYPQALNYYNQARSLLQKAGDRSGEAEVLNQMSFVYSRMGENQSSLKSLQAALVLQRAIGNPSREAFTLSNIAAIYNSLGEAQKAIDFYNQALDIQRRGSERPQQALTLNSIAAVYSLLGDYQLSIDTYTQALEIFKTIGDRTQIGQTLDNIGSAYRLAKDYPKALEFYNQELSIWREQGDSFREIAALTSIIRTYEALGDYPKGLDAANQALSISRKQQSSFGEASALAMMGRVYLAAGDYAKALDVSTQSLAVWKKLGIRPAEANVLGNIGDTYKAWKQPQKAIETYTEELALRRQLGDRTGEAETLYNTAEAERDRNNLNEARNQIEGVIKIVEDIRTQVTSPELRDTYFASIQKYYQFYIDILMRLHKQQPGKEYNALALQASERARARSLLELLTEAQADIRTGVEPKLLEVERTLKQQLDVAEKHRLEGLTRSNSNASAQALDQKITALLEEYRQIQAKIRATSPRYAALTQPQPLTLAEIQQQVLDDDTMLLQYSLGEERSYLWAVTKTSLTSYELPKRAEIEAAAQEFYKRLNSPAYGLNSPRGLTVEPRSDSQRSEVATQLSQMLLQPVAGQLGNKRLLIVSDGALQYVPFAALPTPATSGKDIVPLLVQHEIVNLPSASTLAVLRKEQNGRKPAAKAIAIFADPVFNRDDTRLAGSMEHRSTPALNDGNLDSRALARAARESDVDFNRLPFTRQEAEQILALVSANSRLQAFDFAANLAAASSPELSQYRIVHFATHGILNSQQPELSGVVLSLVDEKGKPQNGFLRLHDVFNLNLPAELIVLSACQTGLGEEVKGEGLVGLTRGFMYAGSPRVVVSLWNVDDEATSQLMVKFYKKMLQDGLKPAAALRAAQLEMWQQQRWQAPFYWAAFTLQGEWR; from the coding sequence GTGGCTAGACGGATAGGTGATGGTTGGATATTGGTGCGATCGCCTTTGGCGCTGCGCTGTGCGCGATCGCTCCTGAGCATACCCCTGGGTATTCTGTTGTTGTCACAGTCAATGGCAGCAACCGCTAGTAGCAAAAGCCTTTTAATCACTCAGCAGCCGACGACGACTTCACCCAACACGCAGAGTCCTGAGCAACAACAAGCTTATAAGCGAGGGCAGCAACTGTTGCAGCAAGCCCAAAAGCTGAGTGAGCAAGGCACAGGAGAAGCACGTCAACAGGCGATCGCCAAATACCAAGAAGCCCTCTCCATCTGGCGTCAGCTTGGTACTCGTTCGGAGGAAGCTTCGACACTGCTAGGTATTGGCACGCTCTACTCTTTTTTAAACGAAAACCAATCAAGTTTGGAGTATTACCAGCAGGCACTCGCCATCCGACGCGAACTCAAGGATCGGACTGGGGAAGCGATTATGCTGTTTTCCGTTGGCGGTGCTTACGCTAAGTTAGACCAGATTCCATTGGCACTGGACGCTTACAACCAAGCCTTGTCTCTGTTTCAAGCACAAAACGAACCCGCTTTAGCTGCCAACACGTTGGTGAGTCTGGGCGGAATTTACTTCAAATCGGGCGAAACTCAAAAGACTCTCGATGCCTACAATCAAGCACTGGTGATTCAGCGTGCTCAGAAGGATATGGCTGGACAGGCGGAAACGCTTCAGGCCATGGGCAGGGTTTATACTTCCTTAGGTGAGCCGAACAAGGCCATTGAATCTTACAACCAAGCCCTGGAAATCCAAAAAGGGGAACAGGATTTGACTGGGCAAGCCATGACGCTCACTCAAATCGGTATACTCTACACCTCATTAAACGAATCTCAGAAAGCTCTGGAATCTTATAACCAAGCCCTGCAACTCCAACAGACAGGACAAAGGAATGTGTCAGGGACGGCTTTAATATTGAGCCTGTCTCAGCAAGCTCTGATCCTGATGAGTATGGCTGGAACCTACGCTTCATCCAGCGACTATCCGCAGGCGTTGAATTATTATAATCAAGCGCGATCGCTCCTACAAAAGGCTGGTGATCGCTCTGGGGAAGCTGAAGTTCTCAACCAAATGAGTTTTGTTTACAGCCGAATGGGTGAGAATCAATCCAGCCTCAAGTCTCTGCAAGCTGCTCTCGTGCTACAGCGTGCCATTGGCAACCCATCCAGAGAAGCGTTTACCCTGAGTAATATTGCTGCTATTTATAATTCCTTGGGTGAGGCGCAGAAGGCGATTGACTTTTACAACCAAGCACTGGATATCCAGCGTCGAGGCAGTGAGCGCCCTCAACAAGCGCTCACGCTCAATAGTATCGCTGCCGTTTACAGCCTTTTGGGCGATTATCAGCTCAGTATCGACACTTACACTCAGGCACTAGAGATATTTAAGACTATTGGCGATCGCACCCAGATCGGCCAAACCCTAGATAATATCGGCAGTGCCTACCGACTTGCCAAAGATTATCCCAAGGCGCTGGAATTTTACAACCAAGAACTATCGATCTGGCGCGAACAAGGAGATTCTTTTCGAGAAATTGCGGCACTCACGAGTATTATCAGAACCTATGAAGCATTAGGCGATTATCCCAAGGGGCTTGACGCTGCCAATCAAGCACTGTCGATTTCCCGTAAACAACAAAGCAGCTTTGGAGAAGCCTCTGCCTTGGCGATGATGGGGCGCGTGTACCTGGCGGCAGGGGATTATGCCAAAGCCCTGGATGTTTCTACCCAGTCGCTGGCAGTATGGAAAAAACTGGGGATTCGTCCAGCAGAAGCCAACGTTTTAGGGAACATTGGCGACACTTACAAGGCATGGAAGCAGCCGCAAAAGGCGATCGAGACTTACACTGAAGAACTGGCATTGCGGCGGCAATTGGGCGATCGCACCGGGGAAGCGGAAACCCTCTACAATACAGCGGAGGCTGAGCGCGATCGCAACAATCTTAATGAAGCCCGGAATCAAATCGAAGGCGTAATTAAAATCGTTGAGGATATCCGCACCCAAGTCACCAGCCCAGAATTGCGTGACACCTACTTTGCTTCCATCCAGAAGTATTACCAGTTCTACATCGACATACTGATGCGGCTGCACAAACAGCAACCGGGCAAAGAATACAATGCCTTGGCTCTGCAAGCTTCTGAACGTGCTCGTGCCCGCAGTCTCTTGGAACTACTGACGGAAGCTCAAGCCGATATTCGCACTGGCGTTGAGCCAAAGCTGTTGGAAGTGGAACGCACCTTAAAGCAACAACTCGATGTTGCAGAAAAACACCGTCTTGAAGGATTGACGCGCAGCAACAGCAACGCTTCGGCACAAGCATTAGACCAGAAAATCACAGCACTCCTGGAGGAGTATCGGCAAATTCAGGCAAAAATTCGGGCTACCAGTCCGCGCTATGCCGCACTCACCCAGCCACAACCGCTTACTCTGGCAGAAATTCAGCAGCAGGTACTTGATGACGACACGATGCTGTTGCAATACTCATTAGGGGAAGAACGCAGCTATTTGTGGGCTGTCACTAAAACCAGCCTAACCAGTTATGAACTGCCCAAACGTGCAGAAATTGAAGCTGCCGCGCAGGAATTCTACAAACGGCTGAATTCACCTGCCTATGGCCTGAATTCACCCAGAGGGCTAACGGTTGAACCTCGTTCTGATTCACAACGTAGCGAAGTTGCTACCCAACTGAGTCAGATGCTATTACAACCCGTAGCGGGGCAGTTGGGAAATAAGCGCTTACTCATCGTGAGTGATGGGGCTTTACAGTATGTGCCGTTTGCCGCCTTGCCGACACCTGCAACATCGGGTAAGGATATAGTGCCCCTGCTGGTTCAGCATGAAATCGTCAACTTACCTTCAGCATCTACGTTAGCTGTTTTACGGAAAGAACAGAACGGACGGAAACCGGCTGCTAAAGCGATCGCCATTTTCGCCGATCCTGTGTTTAACCGAGATGATACGCGGTTGGCAGGAAGTATGGAACACCGTTCCACACCAGCATTGAACGACGGGAATCTCGACAGTCGAGCTTTAGCAAGAGCTGCCAGAGAATCTGATGTAGACTTCAACCGCTTGCCCTTCACCCGCCAAGAAGCAGAGCAAATTTTGGCACTAGTCTCTGCCAATTCCCGGCTGCAAGCCTTTGATTTTGCCGCCAATCTAGCAGCGGCAAGCAGTCCTGAACTTAGCCAATATCGGATTGTGCATTTTGCCACTCATGGCATCCTGAATAGTCAGCAACCTGAATTATCAGGAGTGGTGCTGTCGCTCGTGGATGAAAAGGGTAAGCCCCAGAATGGCTTTTTGCGACTTCATGATGTCTTTAACCTCAACTTGCCTGCCGAACTAATTGTCCTGAGTGCTTGTCAAACCGGACTCGGTGAGGAAGTTAAGGGAGAAGGATTGGTGGGCTTGACAAGAGGCTTTATGTATGCGGGCAGTCCGCGAGTTGTGGTGAGTTTGTGGAATGTGGATGATGAGGCTACATCGCAGTTGATGGTGAAATTTTACAAAAAAATGCTGCAAGACGGGCTGAAACCAGCAGCCGCTTTGAGAGCGGCACAGTTAGAAATGTGGCAACAGCAGCGTTGGCAAGCGCCATTTTACTGGGCGGCTTTTACCCTACAGGGCGAGTGGAGATAG
- a CDS encoding tetratricopeptide repeat protein translates to MAKQRGCSRSIGKLLFGIPFGILLLSSVAATATAKSVSIAQQPATSLPNATTTDKQQAYERARQLFEQAQQLEKRGTAEQRQQALAKYEEALKIWQQLAVNEAPPYVAGTFEATTLLSMGTIYYVQNELQKALDYLERGLSVSRKLKNHLQESLARTSADNSGSNSDGKQKLLDSYKQALVTTNVGEAILLNSLGNTYSRLGETQKALESYNQALSLFRAEKRPLNEALTLSNIGNLYLNSGKSQEALDSYNQALEI, encoded by the coding sequence GTGGCAAAGCAAAGGGGTTGCAGCCGGAGTATAGGGAAATTGCTCTTTGGAATACCATTCGGCATTCTGTTGCTGTCATCGGTAGCGGCAACGGCGACGGCAAAAAGCGTTTCAATTGCCCAACAGCCAGCGACTTCCTTGCCAAATGCAACAACTACCGATAAGCAACAAGCTTACGAACGGGCACGGCAACTATTCGAGCAAGCACAGCAACTAGAGAAGCGAGGAACGGCAGAACAGAGGCAACAGGCACTTGCCAAATACGAAGAAGCACTCAAAATCTGGCAGCAATTGGCGGTTAATGAAGCACCTCCGTATGTGGCTGGCACTTTTGAAGCTACGACTCTTCTCAGCATGGGCACGATCTACTATGTCCAGAACGAGCTTCAGAAGGCGCTGGATTATTTGGAACGGGGGCTATCTGTCAGTCGCAAGTTGAAAAACCACCTTCAGGAATCGCTCGCTCGCACCTCTGCCGATAATTCTGGCTCCAACTCAGACGGCAAACAAAAACTGCTCGACTCGTATAAGCAAGCACTTGTAACCACCAACGTTGGGGAAGCTATCCTGCTCAATTCCCTCGGCAATACTTACTCCCGCTTGGGCGAAACGCAAAAAGCGCTCGAATCTTACAACCAAGCCCTGTCGCTGTTTCGAGCAGAGAAACGACCTTTGAATGAAGCTCTTACACTGAGCAACATCGGTAATCTCTACCTTAATTCGGGCAAGTCTCAAGAGGCACTCGATTCCTACAATCAAGCACTGGAGATCTAA
- a CDS encoding CHAT domain-containing protein: protein MGESQQALAAYEQALKIQQERQDLAGQANILNSIGSLYFSLGQYQEALDSFNQALELQQAAQENLSGTESALNLSQQALILMGIASTYTFGFSDYSKALDSYNQARSLYQKAGNQYGEASLLLNISSVYNQLGETQKALNVLNQGLVMWRAIPAPDREAFTLRKIADIYHSMGQPQQALDDYNQALDIQRRVDDRTQEAVTLNSIAEVYKSLGDYKLSIDTKTQALEIFKSIGDRTHQAEILDEIGILYQEVKEYEKSLEYHNQALALTRQNDDFSRQGSILASIVRAYESLKDYPKALDAANQILALSRQQNSSFREAMYFIMSGRVYSASGDYHKALEYTNKAVTGFQKVGNRLAEANALYNLGKIYNSLKQYEKALSTYDRDLALRRMLGDRTGEAHTLYNVAITQRDKGNLNEARTQIEAAIKIVEDIRTRVTSQQLRTSYFASVQNYYQFYIDVLMQLHKKEPSIGYDALALHASERARARSLLELLTEANADIRQGVEPKLLEQERTLLSKLDAVEKRRIELFNGQWTDKQVEALEKETAALLTEYRQVQEQIRRTSPRYAALAQPQPLTLAEIQQQVLDNDTMLLEYSLGEERSYLWAVTKTGITSYELPKREEIETAAKEFYQLLNNRDYHLGTQKGFGVEGHPGSSVDTNEAATKLSQMLIAPVAAQLGNKRLLIVSDGALQYVPFGALPVPGTLGVGARHVVPLLVNHEIINLPSASTLAVLRKELNDRKSAAKAIAVLADPVFGTNDPRLKSSSGQGSGTQPENSNINRRALERSATTANVSFNRLPFSRQEAEQILALVPTTERMQAFDFAANRAIATNPELQNYRIVHLATHGILNSTQPELSGVVLSLVDEKGTLQNGFLQLRDIFNLNLPAELVVLSACETGLGKEVRGEGLVGLTRGFMYAGTPRVVVSLWSVSDRATSELMVKFYKKMLQDGLKPAAALRAAQIEMWQQKQWQAPYYWAAFTLQGEWR from the coding sequence TTGGGCGAATCGCAACAGGCGCTTGCTGCTTACGAACAAGCATTGAAAATCCAACAGGAAAGGCAGGATTTGGCTGGGCAAGCGAATATTCTCAACAGCATTGGCTCGCTCTACTTCTCGTTGGGTCAGTATCAGGAGGCGCTTGACTCTTTTAACCAAGCGCTGGAACTCCAACAAGCAGCACAGGAAAATCTATCTGGAACAGAATCAGCCTTAAACCTTTCTCAGCAAGCTCTGATTCTCATGGGTATCGCTTCAACCTACACCTTTGGATTTAGCGATTATTCCAAAGCGCTGGACTCTTATAACCAAGCGCGATCGCTTTACCAAAAGGCGGGAAACCAATATGGCGAAGCGTCGCTTCTCCTCAACATCAGCTCTGTCTACAATCAATTGGGGGAAACGCAGAAAGCCCTCAACGTTTTAAATCAAGGACTCGTGATGTGGCGTGCCATTCCCGCTCCCGATAGGGAAGCTTTTACCCTCCGGAAAATCGCTGATATCTATCATTCAATGGGTCAGCCTCAGCAGGCGCTCGACGATTACAACCAAGCCCTAGATATCCAGCGTCGCGTGGACGATCGCACTCAAGAAGCCGTCACCCTCAACAGCATTGCTGAAGTCTACAAGTCCTTAGGGGATTATAAGCTTAGTATCGATACAAAGACCCAAGCACTAGAGATATTCAAAAGCATTGGCGATCGTACCCACCAAGCTGAAATCCTTGACGAGATTGGCATCCTCTACCAAGAAGTAAAAGAATATGAGAAGTCGCTGGAGTATCACAACCAAGCGCTGGCTCTGACGAGACAAAACGACGATTTCTCGCGGCAAGGCAGCATACTCGCCTCTATTGTTAGAGCGTATGAGTCATTGAAGGATTATCCCAAGGCGCTTGATGCCGCTAACCAAATCCTTGCACTGTCGCGCCAACAGAATAGCAGCTTTAGGGAAGCCATGTACTTCATTATGAGCGGCAGAGTGTATTCAGCATCGGGGGATTATCACAAAGCACTGGAATACACTAATAAGGCAGTGACTGGGTTCCAGAAGGTAGGGAATCGCCTAGCTGAAGCCAACGCCCTGTACAACCTGGGCAAGATCTACAATTCATTGAAGCAGTACGAAAAAGCGCTCTCAACCTACGATCGCGATCTAGCACTCAGGCGGATGTTGGGCGATCGCACAGGGGAAGCGCATACACTCTATAACGTAGCGATTACACAACGCGATAAGGGTAATCTCAACGAAGCCCGTACCCAAATCGAAGCAGCAATCAAAATCGTTGAGGATATACGCACCAGAGTCACCAGCCAACAACTGCGTACTTCCTACTTTGCCTCCGTGCAGAATTACTACCAGTTCTACATCGACGTGCTGATGCAGTTGCACAAAAAAGAGCCTTCTATTGGGTACGATGCTCTAGCACTACACGCCTCGGAACGCGCCCGCGCCCGGAGTCTTTTGGAACTCCTAACCGAGGCTAATGCTGATATTCGGCAAGGAGTCGAGCCAAAGCTCTTAGAACAAGAGCGCACCTTGCTTTCAAAACTCGATGCTGTGGAAAAACGCCGAATCGAGCTATTTAACGGACAATGGACTGACAAACAGGTAGAAGCGCTAGAAAAAGAGACGGCAGCACTGCTCACAGAGTATCGGCAAGTCCAGGAACAAATCCGTCGCACCAGTCCGCGCTATGCCGCACTGGCTCAGCCACAACCGCTTACCCTGGCAGAAATTCAGCAGCAGGTACTCGATAACGACACGATGCTGTTGGAATACTCTTTAGGGGAAGAACGCAGCTATCTCTGGGCAGTGACTAAAACAGGCATCACTAGCTACGAATTGCCGAAACGCGAGGAGATTGAAACTGCTGCCAAGGAATTTTATCAGTTACTCAACAACCGAGACTATCACTTGGGAACGCAGAAAGGGTTTGGGGTTGAAGGGCATCCAGGTTCCTCCGTCGATACCAACGAAGCCGCTACCAAGTTGAGTCAGATGCTCATCGCACCTGTGGCTGCACAATTGGGAAACAAGCGCTTACTTATTGTTAGTGATGGTGCGTTGCAGTATGTGCCGTTCGGTGCACTGCCAGTACCAGGAACGCTAGGGGTAGGGGCACGACATGTCGTGCCCTTACTGGTTAATCACGAAATCATCAACTTGCCCTCAGCCTCAACACTAGCCGTGTTGCGAAAGGAATTGAACGATCGCAAAAGTGCTGCTAAAGCGATCGCAGTTCTTGCCGATCCTGTCTTTGGTACAAACGATCCGCGTCTTAAGTCAAGTTCGGGACAGGGTTCTGGTACGCAACCGGAAAACAGTAATATCAACCGCCGAGCCTTGGAGCGATCGGCTACAACAGCTAATGTTAGCTTTAATCGTTTACCCTTTAGCCGACAGGAAGCTGAGCAGATTTTGGCGCTAGTCCCTACAACGGAGCGAATGCAGGCGTTTGACTTTGCCGCCAATCGTGCGATCGCAACCAACCCTGAACTGCAAAACTATCGCATTGTTCATTTGGCGACTCACGGCATCCTGAATAGTACGCAGCCAGAATTATCAGGAGTCGTGCTGTCGTTGGTGGATGAAAAAGGTACCCTGCAAAATGGTTTTTTACAACTGCGTGATATCTTCAACCTCAACCTGCCAGCGGAATTAGTTGTCCTGAGTGCTTGTGAAACCGGGCTGGGTAAGGAAGTCAGGGGAGAAGGATTGGTGGGCTTGACAAGAGGCTTTATGTATGCGGGTACTCCACGAGTGGTGGTGAGTTTGTGGAGTGTGAGCGATCGAGCCACATCGGAGCTGATGGTGAAATTTTACAAAAAAATGCTGCAAGATGGACTGAAACCAGCAGCCGCTTTGAGGGCAGCACAGATAGAAATGTGGCAACAAAAGCAATGGCAAGCCCCGTATTACTGGGCAGCTTTTACACTACAGGGCGAGTGGAGATAA
- a CDS encoding pirin family protein translates to MTDCIEHVIEPHIQDLGGFQARRLLPSDVVTLVGPFIFFDHLGPAVFPPGKGVDVRPHPHINLATVTYLFEGVLLHRDSVGSVQEIHPGAVNWMTAGRGIVHSERTPEHVRTQEATLHGIQTWIALPDEHEETDPWFRHHPATDLPTWEDAGVSFTLIAGEAYGRTSPVQTFSPMIYLDVQLSAGAQFTLPSNYTEQAVYSVTEGLLVNGVPLEQHRLAVLTPGTSIDISCERNARCIVVGGESVGKRHKWWNLVSSRLDRIEQAKQDWREGRFEQVPDETEFIPLPEESNPKEGQPL, encoded by the coding sequence ATGACTGATTGCATTGAACACGTCATTGAGCCACATATTCAAGATCTGGGCGGATTTCAAGCCCGTCGCCTTCTTCCCTCAGATGTTGTGACACTGGTAGGCCCGTTCATCTTTTTCGATCATCTCGGACCTGCGGTATTTCCACCAGGCAAGGGCGTTGATGTCAGACCCCATCCCCATATCAACCTGGCAACAGTTACCTACCTGTTTGAGGGAGTTTTGTTGCATCGCGATAGTGTGGGCAGTGTTCAGGAAATACATCCGGGTGCCGTGAACTGGATGACGGCAGGGCGAGGAATTGTTCACTCAGAACGGACACCTGAGCATGTGCGGACTCAAGAAGCCACCCTGCACGGAATCCAAACTTGGATAGCACTTCCTGATGAACATGAGGAAACAGACCCCTGGTTCCGGCATCATCCGGCAACTGATCTGCCGACTTGGGAAGATGCAGGAGTTTCATTTACACTGATTGCGGGAGAAGCGTATGGTCGTACTTCTCCAGTACAAACGTTTTCTCCCATGATTTATTTAGATGTGCAACTGTCTGCCGGAGCGCAGTTTACCTTACCAAGCAATTACACTGAGCAAGCGGTTTACAGCGTAACTGAAGGATTGCTTGTTAATGGTGTCCCTCTGGAGCAACATCGGTTAGCAGTTCTGACTCCAGGTACATCGATAGATATCTCTTGCGAACGCAATGCTCGCTGTATTGTGGTTGGAGGTGAATCTGTAGGTAAGCGCCATAAGTGGTGGAATTTGGTCTCCAGCCGCCTCGATCGCATTGAGCAAGCGAAGCAGGATTGGAGAGAGGGACGGTTTGAGCAGGTTCCTGATGAAACAGAATTCATTCCATTACCAGAAGAATCGAATCCCAAAGAAGGACAACCGCTATAG